A region of the Deltaproteobacteria bacterium genome:
GAGAGCCCTTAGATCATGCTTGTAATTCCGGCCATAGATATCAAAAACGGTCATTGCGTCAGGCTTCAGCAGGGACGCATGTCCAAGGAAACGGTTTATTCTGACAATCCTGTTGAGGTAGCCATAAGATGGTACGAAGAGGGTGCTGAGAGGATTCATATCGTAGATCTGGATGGGGCTGTTGGGGGGCGGCCCGTAAATCATCGCCTTGTTGAGGAAATCGCCAGGTCAGTGCCTGTTCCTATCCAACTCGGTGGGGGAATTCGTGATCTCGAAACGATGGAAACCTGTTTCCAGTCGGGTGTGGAACAGGTGATCCTTGGGACCTTGGCCATTAGACATCCTGATATCGTGGATCTTGCCTGCCGGAGGTTTCCCGGAAGGATCATCGTGGGGATCGACGCCAGAAATGATCGTGTCGCCATAGAAGGTTGGACCGAAGAGACCGGATTTACCCCCTTGGATCTGGCGAAAAAATTCGAACAATCCGGCATCGCTGCGATTATTTATACCGATATCCACAGGGATGGCATGGAGACGGGACCCAATGTTGAAAATACGGAAAAACTTGCCAAGGCCCTCAACATACCTGTCATCGCCTCCGGGGGGATATCGGGCCTTGATGATGTTAAAAAAATATTGAAACTTCACGAAATTGGAGTCACTGGAGTAATCACCGGCAAGGCCTTATATGATGGGAATCTTGAT
Encoded here:
- the hisA gene encoding 1-(5-phosphoribosyl)-5-[(5-phosphoribosylamino)methylideneamino]imidazole-4-carboxamide isomerase; the protein is MLVIPAIDIKNGHCVRLQQGRMSKETVYSDNPVEVAIRWYEEGAERIHIVDLDGAVGGRPVNHRLVEEIARSVPVPIQLGGGIRDLETMETCFQSGVEQVILGTLAIRHPDIVDLACRRFPGRIIVGIDARNDRVAIEGWTEETGFTPLDLAKKFEQSGIAAIIYTDIHRDGMETGPNVENTEKLAKALNIPVIASGGISGLDDVKKILKLHEIGVTGVITGKALYDGNLDLAQAIALVKSTKCN